The following is a genomic window from Armatimonadia bacterium.
GCAGCGACAGCCGCCCCACCCAAGCCGAAGATCAAGCAGATCGAACCCGCCCCTGACTTCGAACGGTTTGTGACGGACAGCAGCCTCGCCGACATACTTTCGTTCCGATGGGATGAAGCTCAGAGATGCGTCCAGGGCGGTGCTCATCTATCAGCCATCGTGATGATGGGGAGCGTTCTCGAAGGAGCTCTACTGCACAAGGCCGAGCAGGACCCGGCCACAGCGGGCCGGGCCAACTGCAGCCCGAAGGACCGGACGGGCAAGACCAGGTCCATCAGTGAATGGGGGCTGTCGAAGCTCATCGAGGTGGCTCACGAAGTCGGCTGGCTCCAGGGCGACGTGAAGCGGTTTAGCCACGCTCTGCGTGAGTCCCGCAACATGGTCCATCCCTACGTCCAGAGGCTGGAGACCGACCGTCCCGACCAAGACACCTGCTCGATCTGCTGGCAGGTCGTCAGGGCCGCGATCGCCGATCTCATGGGAGCAGACTGAGTGACCCCAAGGAATGGAAACGCCTTGCCGAGGTGGACTTCCCTATCGCCGCCTTCCCCTGCATGCCGCGTGACAGCCGGCCGATGCGACGATCCGACGGGAGCTCCAGGCGAAGGCGCAACTCCTCGGCGAGAGTGCCGTCCCAGTTGGGGTGCATACCGGCGCCGAAGGCCATCAGGTCGGACATCGTCATCCACTCCGGGAGACTGATGCGCTCGGGGACGTAGGAGACGAGGAGCTTCATCGCCACGTCCTCCTTGAGGGGGTCCAACCCCAGGACTGACAGGTGGCCGGAGCTGGGTGAGAGCAGGCCCATGAGCATTTCGATGGTCGTGGTCTTGCCGGCGCCATTGCGGCCCAGGTAGCCGTAGACACTGCCTACTGGAACGCGGAGGTCCACTCCCTGGACGGCGAGGGTTCGTCCGAAGCGCCGTGTGAGACCGTCTGTCTTGATGGCGAGATCAGCCATGACGGGTTCCCCCCTACTCCCTTCGTCTCGCTTCAGTCGGCCGACATCCCTACCTCACAGAGTGGGCTGAAGCTCCCTCCGCTCCGAGCGCGGCGTCACGGAGACTCACGATCGACCTCTTCCCTGCCGATGACGCCGGCTGCCTCGGCTTCCGCGATCAGCTCTGCTGCCAGGGCTCGGAGCTCGGACCAGTCGAGACCGATACTGCGACCCAGCGCGATGGCCGCTCGCCAGCGTCCACGGAGCAGCTCCAGGCCCTGGGCGTCCGCAACCTCCAACGCCTTCTCAGCGACGAAGGTGCCGCTGCCCTGTCGAGAGGATAGGAGACCCTCGGCCTGCAGATCCCGGTAGACGCGAGCCACAGTGTTGGGGTTGACCCGAAGCTGCGCGGCCAGCTCACGCACCGTCGGCACTTGGTCGCCGGGGCGCAGGACGCCTGTGGCGATGCCCAGGCGCATCTGCTCTGCAAGCTGCAGATACAGGGGTGTGCCCGAACTGGAGTCGAGTGAAAGGTACATTGTATTAGTACATTAATACACTTGACCTGGCGTGTCAAGGCTCTTTCCACGCCTGTGCCGGCGAAGGGTAGTCCTCTCAACGCTTCCAACAGAAGGGAAAGAGCCGGTAGAGCGGGAAAGGCTCGGGCAGTCAGACTGCACGCCCTTGCCTGAGGTAGATCTGCGAGAGGCGACGCAGGACAACCGGCCGCGGACGAAAGCGGCCCCTCAACCACTTGGTACAGGGAGCTCCTATGCGAGGCATTCTCTTCGAGGCGCCACGCCGCATCAGACTGGTGGAAGATGTGGCGGTGCCCGTTCCGGCCGATGGCGAAGTACTGGTCCACTGCACTCATGTGGGACTCTGCGGCAGCAATGTGCCCCAGTACACTGCTGAAGGACGCTGGGCCAAGAGCACCTGGCCGGGGCCCGTCGGCTGGTCCGGACACGAGAACGTCGGTTTCATCGTGCAGTCACGCCTGCCTGGTTGGCCCGAGGGCACGCCCGTCCTCGCCCAGTCAAGGGACCACCACGGCTATGTCGAGTCCATCGTCGCGCAGCGGCAGTCGCTGGCCCGACTACCGGAGGAGGCGTCTGACCTGGCGCCCTATATCGTGGCCCAGCCTCTGGCGACGGTGCTGCGGGCTCTGTCAAAGACGGAGCCGGTGATCAATGAGCGCTGCGCCGTGGTCGGCCAGGGGCCGATCGGGCTGCTGTTCACCTGGATGCTGCGACGATCGGGCGCTCGGCAGGTTATCGCCCTCGACAAGGTTGGCTGGCGTCTGGACTGGAGCCGGCGACTGGGAGCCTCAGCCGTGGTGGACACCTCGCAACAGGACGCGGTCGATGCCGTGCGGGGGCTGACGGACGGAGGGATGGTCGACTTCGCCATCGAGGCCGCCGACACTCCCGAAGCGCTCACTACCGCAGCCTACCTACTCCGGCGCGAAGGGCGGCTGTGTCCCTTCGGTGTGCCGCGCTACGAGACTCAGGAGTTCCCGTGGCTACATGCACTTCACAACGAACTGCGGGTAGTCACCTCACACGGTTCAGGCTGCATGCAGTTCTTCCAGACCGCTGTGGACCTGATCGCGGCCGAGGGCGCAGAGGTGACGCAGATCGTGACGCCACGCCTGCCGTGGGATCAGGCCGCGGAAGCCTTCGCGATGTACGCAGACCCAGCGAGTCATGTGGGATCGCTGAAGGTGGTACTTGAGCTCTAGCTAGTGAAGGGCCTCGACGGGCACCGCTCGGCCGTGCAAGGACAGCCTGCGGGGTCTGCTCCGCGGCGTCGCTGCGCTGAGGGAGGAAGTGCAAAGCATGCGGCACCAGTCGGGATACCCGGAGTTCAGTATGCTGCAGGCCCAACTGGAGCATTGGGCCCGGAACCACGCACGGACCATGCAGCTTGAGACGCTCGGGGAGTCTGCCGAGCGGCGGCCAATCCTCGCGGCTATCCTGACCGATCCC
Proteins encoded in this region:
- a CDS encoding GntR family transcriptional regulator is translated as MYLSLDSSSGTPLYLQLAEQMRLGIATGVLRPGDQVPTVRELAAQLRVNPNTVARVYRDLQAEGLLSSRQGSGTFVAEKALEVADAQGLELLRGRWRAAIALGRSIGLDWSELRALAAELIAEAEAAGVIGREEVDRESP
- a CDS encoding zinc-binding dehydrogenase; the protein is MRGILFEAPRRIRLVEDVAVPVPADGEVLVHCTHVGLCGSNVPQYTAEGRWAKSTWPGPVGWSGHENVGFIVQSRLPGWPEGTPVLAQSRDHHGYVESIVAQRQSLARLPEEASDLAPYIVAQPLATVLRALSKTEPVINERCAVVGQGPIGLLFTWMLRRSGARQVIALDKVGWRLDWSRRLGASAVVDTSQQDAVDAVRGLTDGGMVDFAIEAADTPEALTTAAYLLRREGRLCPFGVPRYETQEFPWLHALHNELRVVTSHGSGCMQFFQTAVDLIAAEGAEVTQIVTPRLPWDQAAEAFAMYADPASHVGSLKVVLEL
- a CDS encoding ATP-binding cassette domain-containing protein, with translation MADLAIKTDGLTRRFGRTLAVQGVDLRVPVGSVYGYLGRNGAGKTTTIEMLMGLLSPSSGHLSVLGLDPLKEDVAMKLLVSYVPERISLPEWMTMSDLMAFGAGMHPNWDGTLAEELRLRLELPSDRRIGRLSRGMQGKAAIGKSTSARRFHSLGSLSLLP